In Acidobacteriota bacterium, the following proteins share a genomic window:
- a CDS encoding tetratricopeptide repeat protein: MRQAEEGIYGPFQAERLSSLCSRGTTSFHEILCRSAQERLRQRRSTPTGKARIPSSYWDREIPVENPLLAAYLRFLLTDQNQDSEQSVKNPLEVLDPDRSSPLTLYLSWKNKRLDQIADHVERHPGFAELLLYRGSRLLEESRYAEAIDSMTEAIRLVPEYTKAMVGLGEFHLRSLHLYRRALRYFEDALTWDPQNISALFGHGVVLHLLGRHEPSQHSLDRLLELAPAVWNGIPQESRISFRARTCYWKANNYYAAGSSEKAREWVDRALADMPRSEAALYLSGLLHLEKGDLASARPEFLKVVDGGTELCDAYYQLGVINQSRPGRDILVNFMNNAFCRQRKLSNLEEELRRSEDLDLDSTRKEEVLDVLRTRRERMREETYASLFNMTERVGSIGELDATVFHQAMQKIWGRLSNPE, from the coding sequence ATGCGCCAGGCGGAGGAGGGAATCTACGGTCCCTTCCAGGCCGAACGGCTCTCTTCGCTCTGCTCCCGGGGAACCACGTCGTTTCATGAGATCCTTTGCCGATCGGCGCAAGAGCGGTTGCGACAGCGCCGTTCCACGCCCACCGGCAAGGCCCGCATCCCAAGTTCATATTGGGACCGGGAGATACCGGTCGAGAACCCATTGCTTGCGGCCTATCTCCGATTTCTCCTCACCGACCAGAACCAAGACTCCGAACAGTCCGTCAAGAATCCTCTCGAAGTTCTGGATCCGGACAGGTCCTCTCCACTGACGCTTTACCTGTCCTGGAAGAACAAGCGGCTTGACCAGATCGCGGATCATGTCGAGAGGCATCCCGGTTTCGCCGAGCTGTTGCTCTACCGGGGAAGCCGGCTGCTGGAGGAGTCCAGATATGCGGAAGCCATCGACTCGATGACGGAAGCCATTCGCCTCGTGCCCGAGTACACGAAGGCCATGGTTGGATTGGGCGAGTTCCACCTTCGATCTCTGCATCTCTACCGGCGGGCGCTTCGTTATTTCGAGGATGCCCTGACCTGGGATCCGCAAAACATTTCCGCCTTGTTCGGCCACGGCGTTGTTCTTCATTTGCTGGGACGGCACGAGCCATCCCAGCACTCCCTGGACCGCCTGCTGGAACTCGCGCCGGCGGTGTGGAACGGCATCCCCCAGGAGTCACGAATAAGTTTTCGCGCCCGCACCTGCTACTGGAAAGCCAATAATTATTACGCGGCCGGGTCATCGGAAAAGGCGCGGGAATGGGTCGACCGAGCCTTGGCCGACATGCCCCGCTCCGAAGCGGCCTTATACCTGTCGGGCCTTCTACACCTGGAGAAGGGGGATCTCGCCTCCGCCCGCCCCGAATTTCTCAAAGTCGTGGACGGCGGCACCGAGTTGTGCGATGCGTACTATCAACTGGGCGTCATCAATCAATCCCGGCCCGGACGAGACATCCTGGTCAACTTCATGAACAATGCCTTTTGTCGACAGCGAAAGTTGTCCAATCTGGAAGAGGAATTGAGGCGATCCGAAGATCTGGATCTGGATTCGACCAGGAAGGAAGAGGTGTTGGACGTCCTCCGGACTCGGCGGGAGCGGATGCGTGAAGAAACTTACGCTTCACTGTTCAACATGACGGAAAGAGTCGGTTCCATTGGCGAACTGGACGCGACCGTCTTCCATCAAGCAATGCAAAAGATATGGGGTCGACTCTCCAATCCCGAGTAG
- a CDS encoding DUF839 domain-containing protein has translation MLDRRHFLIAGGLVPAGFLGLRHLMSDRPLYKDADLVDPGYGPLQRDPRGILDLPEGFRYRIVSWAGQTMSDGLFLPGAPDGMAAFPGPDGLAVVIRNHELTTQSDRGPFGRDNRRLELLDRGKIYDFGEGKTPSCGGTSTFLFDTGRQEIVSQFLSLAGTIRNCAGGATPWNSWISCEETVRTAGHDEEAGIWADQDHGYNFEVPATTGMEVVDPVPLRAMGRFNHEAVAVAEETGIVYQTEDRGDGLLYRFLPKSPGNLQAGGRLQVLKIRDRSSADTRNWNLWRTIPVGEPVAVEWIDMEDPDPREDNLRYRGFEAGAARFARGEGMWYGNQTVYFACTNGGYRRNGQIFKYRPSPGEGTPEESQAPGTLELFIEPDDVDLLKSADNLTLSPWGDLVLCEDRSTEVVRLIGVTPEGRCYVLANNRLRTEFAGACFTPDGSTLLVNIQQKGLTVAITGPWSRA, from the coding sequence ATGCTCGATCGCCGCCATTTCCTGATTGCGGGAGGCTTGGTTCCCGCCGGTTTCCTGGGCCTGCGTCACTTGATGAGTGACCGTCCCCTCTACAAAGATGCCGACCTGGTGGATCCCGGGTACGGACCGTTGCAACGCGACCCCAGGGGCATCCTGGATCTCCCGGAGGGGTTCCGGTACCGCATCGTGTCCTGGGCCGGGCAGACCATGTCGGACGGCCTGTTCCTGCCCGGGGCGCCCGACGGCATGGCTGCCTTTCCGGGACCGGACGGTCTCGCCGTCGTGATCCGCAATCATGAACTGACGACTCAATCGGACCGCGGCCCGTTCGGCAGGGACAACCGCCGGCTGGAGCTGCTGGATCGCGGCAAGATCTACGACTTCGGTGAAGGCAAGACCCCGTCGTGCGGGGGCACCAGCACGTTTCTCTTCGATACGGGCCGCCAGGAGATCGTCTCCCAGTTCCTGAGTCTGGCGGGAACCATACGCAACTGCGCCGGGGGAGCCACGCCCTGGAACAGTTGGATCAGTTGCGAGGAGACCGTGCGGACGGCCGGACACGACGAAGAGGCTGGAATCTGGGCCGATCAGGACCATGGCTACAACTTCGAGGTTCCCGCCACGACCGGAATGGAGGTTGTGGACCCCGTCCCCCTGCGCGCCATGGGCCGTTTCAATCACGAAGCCGTCGCCGTGGCCGAGGAGACCGGAATCGTCTACCAGACGGAAGATCGAGGCGACGGCCTCCTCTACCGGTTTCTCCCCAAGTCCCCCGGCAACTTGCAGGCGGGAGGACGGCTTCAGGTCCTCAAGATCCGGGACCGGAGCAGTGCGGACACTCGCAACTGGAATCTCTGGAGAACCATCCCCGTTGGAGAACCGGTGGCCGTCGAGTGGATCGATATGGAGGACCCGGACCCCCGGGAGGACAACCTGCGATACCGGGGATTTGAGGCCGGCGCCGCTCGCTTCGCCCGGGGAGAAGGCATGTGGTACGGCAACCAAACGGTCTATTTCGCCTGCACCAACGGCGGGTACCGCAGAAACGGCCAGATCTTTAAGTACCGGCCAAGCCCGGGGGAAGGCACGCCGGAGGAGAGTCAAGCGCCCGGTACCCTGGAGCTCTTCATCGAACCGGACGACGTGGACCTGCTCAAGAGCGCCGACAACCTGACACTGAGCCCCTGGGGCGACCTGGTCCTTTGCGAGGATCGATCCACCGAGGTCGTGCGTCTCATCGGAGTCACTCCGGAGGGCCGGTGCTACGTTCTGGCCAACAACCGGCTGCGGACCGAATTCGCCGGCGCCTGCTTCACCCCAGACGGGTCGACACTCCTGGTCAACATCCAGCAGAAGGGCCTGACGGTGGCCATCACCGGCCCCTGGTCGAGGGCCTGA
- a CDS encoding glycosyltransferase family 4 protein: protein MSKPLVIISRNPDSYLSGHSIFSWQLSEFLAGNAGIPVVHVTHSSREGSRHSVRITPPVAARRYRRIEVQYEPMAKVPHSLSSCVVADSIDGILREYPNGVRGVLAVSPLSYLADVLNVCRKPSIPVVSLLRGTDTLQLARPWGETWSGRRYRRALERCDGIFTVSSWLKDLARKIDLPVNGVVAPVTFHPFSSETLESEARSLEEKMFPGNRPNRGRLVAFAGRMAVEKGALKVAHVLDALLKREPSVRAVMAGSGSERDRVGQVLAHWISAGRAWAGPLSFPEVLALSSRTDLMLMGSGLEEEDNFTEAISSSSVTFASRGTPVLYRGGPRSGGIREAVGEENRVWCESLASHECWSEAIRDLFRDEARYRRISSQNRAAGKAFEIHTVLSPLLTCFGIRLAC from the coding sequence ATGAGCAAACCGCTGGTCATCATCTCCCGCAATCCCGATTCCTATCTGTCGGGACACAGCATTTTCTCGTGGCAACTGTCGGAATTCCTGGCGGGAAACGCCGGAATTCCCGTAGTCCACGTCACCCATTCCTCCCGGGAAGGTTCCCGGCACAGCGTTCGGATCACCCCTCCCGTGGCGGCCCGCCGCTACCGGCGCATCGAGGTTCAATACGAGCCAATGGCCAAAGTGCCCCACAGCTTGAGCTCCTGTGTGGTGGCCGACTCCATCGACGGCATCCTTCGGGAGTACCCAAACGGGGTTCGTGGAGTTCTGGCCGTCTCCCCTCTGAGCTATCTGGCCGATGTCCTCAATGTCTGCCGGAAGCCGTCGATTCCGGTGGTGAGCCTGCTGCGGGGAACCGATACGCTGCAGTTGGCCAGGCCTTGGGGAGAGACCTGGTCGGGACGTCGATACCGCCGGGCGCTGGAACGATGTGACGGCATCTTCACCGTTTCCAGTTGGCTGAAAGATCTGGCGCGGAAAATCGATCTGCCGGTGAATGGGGTGGTGGCGCCCGTGACCTTTCATCCTTTCTCCAGTGAGACTCTCGAGTCGGAGGCCCGGAGTCTGGAGGAGAAAATGTTTCCCGGGAATCGCCCGAACCGAGGGCGGCTGGTGGCGTTCGCCGGGCGAATGGCGGTGGAGAAAGGGGCTCTCAAGGTCGCCCACGTCCTGGACGCACTGTTGAAACGGGAACCGTCGGTCCGCGCGGTCATGGCGGGGTCGGGTTCCGAACGGGACCGGGTCGGCCAGGTCCTGGCTCATTGGATCTCGGCAGGCCGTGCCTGGGCCGGTCCCCTCTCCTTTCCCGAAGTCCTGGCCCTCTCCAGCCGGACCGACCTCATGCTCATGGGCTCGGGACTGGAAGAGGAGGACAACTTTACCGAGGCCATCAGCAGCTCCTCCGTCACCTTCGCCTCCAGAGGCACGCCGGTGCTGTACCGGGGCGGACCCCGCTCGGGGGGCATTCGCGAAGCGGTCGGAGAGGAAAACCGGGTCTGGTGCGAATCCCTGGCCAGCCACGAGTGCTGGTCGGAGGCCATCCGGGACCTGTTTCGGGATGAAGCCCGCTACCGGAGGATCTCCTCCCAGAACCGTGCCGCGGGAAAGGCGTTCGAGATTCATACCGTCCTCTCTCCCCTGCTCACCTGTTTCGGAATCCGGCTTGCCTGTTGA
- a CDS encoding sialidase family protein: protein MFLTHRGLRRLSILISLFIWTGISQCRAEVLGVTFPYRSPKGDYVTRQDRYHTFRIPGMVVAGDGSILAFAEGRRGRGRDPTIDENAPLDMVLRRSTDQGRTWEPMQVIDSGFRPDGSLVDFADPTPVLDAVTQTVHLLYGQWPDRGPLVMKPGQNPAAGAVNHVTWVRSSNDHGRTWSPRRQIDYPDEPSETNDGFYWRQAEPGPGHGIQLQWQDPQVAPNGRLVVPAKRYRSRTPDGRATAEPFVYYSDDHGRTWKVGRATGGPAANEDEVVELTDGRLLLDARQTRGAFRRRHISADGGLTWGPDLSDTIALTRVDGSMVRYSATRAGHDKDRILFSAPQGRDGLNRTRITVWTSYDEGETFVNPVKFNDGFAAYSVLQRLSDGTIGLLAETFQEEGVRYGEISFHRFDIGELEKGSR from the coding sequence ATGTTCCTTACCCACAGAGGCCTTCGCCGTCTTTCAATTCTCATCAGCCTGTTCATCTGGACCGGCATCTCCCAATGCCGGGCTGAGGTCCTGGGAGTGACGTTCCCCTATCGGTCCCCCAAGGGAGATTACGTCACCCGGCAGGACCGATACCATACCTTCCGGATCCCGGGGATGGTCGTCGCCGGCGACGGGTCGATTCTGGCCTTCGCGGAAGGCCGCCGGGGCCGGGGAAGAGATCCCACAATCGACGAGAACGCCCCTCTCGATATGGTCCTGCGCCGGAGCACCGATCAAGGCAGGACCTGGGAACCGATGCAGGTCATCGATTCCGGTTTCCGGCCGGACGGGAGCCTGGTCGATTTCGCCGACCCGACTCCCGTTCTCGACGCCGTGACCCAGACCGTGCACCTGTTGTACGGACAGTGGCCCGACCGGGGCCCGCTGGTGATGAAGCCGGGTCAGAACCCGGCCGCCGGCGCCGTCAATCACGTGACCTGGGTCCGCTCCAGCAACGACCACGGCCGGACCTGGTCCCCGCGCCGTCAGATCGACTATCCGGATGAGCCGTCCGAAACCAACGATGGATTCTATTGGAGGCAAGCCGAACCGGGTCCCGGCCATGGAATCCAGCTCCAATGGCAGGATCCACAGGTAGCCCCCAACGGCCGTCTCGTGGTGCCGGCCAAGCGGTACCGTTCCCGGACGCCGGACGGACGGGCCACGGCGGAGCCGTTCGTCTACTATTCGGACGACCACGGAAGAACCTGGAAGGTAGGACGCGCCACCGGTGGACCCGCAGCCAACGAGGACGAGGTCGTGGAGCTGACCGACGGCCGGTTGCTGCTGGACGCGCGGCAGACCCGCGGGGCTTTTCGCCGGCGCCACATCAGCGCCGACGGCGGCCTCACATGGGGCCCCGACCTGTCGGACACCATAGCCCTCACGCGGGTGGACGGTTCCATGGTCCGCTATTCGGCCACCCGGGCCGGCCATGACAAGGACCGGATCCTGTTCTCGGCTCCCCAAGGCCGAGACGGTCTCAACCGGACGAGGATCACCGTCTGGACCAGCTACGACGAGGGAGAGACCTTCGTCAATCCGGTCAAATTCAACGATGGGTTCGCCGCCTATTCGGTTCTGCAGCGGCTGTCGGACGGAACCATCGGCCTCCTGGCGGAGACCTTCCAGGAAGAGGGCGTCCGATACGGCGAGATCAGCTTCCACCGTTTCGACATCGGCGAGCTGGAAAAGGGTTCCCGGTAG
- a CDS encoding TlpA disulfide reductase family protein has translation MQAGACKSAAGVFLLLLSAFVGGSVLAEAPQAAEAVQGKELLTAPFAGQTEITISLEMNSDYEEPPSVGYLDLESGKKLKPRYVFADMVGLAPGNTIVTLRKSPEQESRYLVRVDSDGDGNLLEESEQALDPETPARVQVLRRWPRGSRKLQYILSYQVWTDRNGQAAHLFWWKPRYRAEGRFRFKSCEGLFAVADFDGDGDFDLADSARGTTIQPELNGDGRIWRQDERSGSDHVIEICGETFWISELSPDASFVKLVKTPVRIPKVGAQVPSFKARTTAGGTVTSDELKGETYLMNFWASWCKPCLAGFPRLRELDRRYDGRWKVIGVNVDQETSAANAGKIIKKYDLKWTHIMSGRGDSDPLWRTFGSMEGIRMAIPMYVLVDPLGDIQYAGNGGWKLEDLASKIESVLVRQDTQR, from the coding sequence ATGCAGGCCGGGGCATGCAAATCAGCGGCCGGCGTCTTCCTGCTCCTTCTGAGCGCTTTCGTGGGAGGTTCCGTACTGGCGGAAGCACCGCAGGCCGCAGAAGCCGTGCAGGGCAAGGAACTGTTGACGGCCCCCTTCGCTGGTCAGACCGAAATCACCATCTCTTTGGAAATGAACTCGGACTATGAAGAACCGCCGTCGGTGGGGTACTTGGATCTGGAGAGCGGAAAAAAGCTGAAGCCCCGGTATGTCTTCGCCGACATGGTCGGCCTCGCGCCGGGCAATACGATCGTTACACTCCGCAAGTCGCCCGAACAAGAATCCCGGTATCTGGTTCGGGTCGACTCGGACGGAGATGGAAATCTGTTGGAAGAATCGGAGCAGGCCCTCGATCCGGAAACACCGGCTCGGGTACAAGTCTTGCGCCGTTGGCCGCGCGGATCGCGGAAACTGCAATACATCTTGTCCTATCAGGTCTGGACTGATCGGAACGGGCAGGCTGCACATTTGTTCTGGTGGAAACCACGTTATCGCGCGGAGGGTCGATTCCGATTCAAGAGCTGTGAGGGACTCTTTGCGGTTGCGGACTTCGATGGAGACGGCGACTTCGATTTAGCTGATTCTGCCCGCGGCACAACGATCCAACCCGAACTGAACGGGGATGGGAGAATCTGGAGACAAGACGAGAGGTCGGGATCTGATCATGTCATTGAAATCTGTGGAGAAACGTTCTGGATCAGCGAACTCTCACCAGATGCGTCCTTCGTCAAGCTCGTGAAGACACCGGTTCGAATCCCGAAGGTCGGCGCGCAAGTGCCTTCATTCAAGGCCCGGACCACGGCTGGTGGCACGGTCACTTCGGATGAGCTGAAGGGAGAGACCTACTTGATGAATTTCTGGGCATCGTGGTGCAAACCCTGTTTGGCAGGTTTTCCGAGACTCCGGGAACTCGACCGGAGATACGACGGCAGGTGGAAGGTGATCGGCGTCAACGTCGACCAAGAGACAAGTGCGGCAAACGCGGGCAAGATCATCAAGAAATACGATCTGAAATGGACTCACATCATGAGCGGAAGAGGCGATTCGGATCCCCTCTGGAGGACATTCGGCAGCATGGAGGGGATCCGGATGGCGATTCCCATGTACGTGCTGGTGGACCCTCTGGGCGACATTCAATATGCGGGAAACGGGGGTTGGAAGCTGGAAGATCTTGCCTCGAAAATCGAGTCCGTTCTGGTTCGACAAGACACTCAAAGATGA
- a CDS encoding amidohydrolase family protein, protein MLNPIRKEATQIHAKRGSRPKSEPDSRNVGRRRFLSTGAGVLAATRLKRTVSARPQEGTPARKPSIRTREGENPPRTLEGLDLQIWEEELADFVPTRIFDAHCHIYRAGFDLNYRAALSGIEDFKTETVWTDCGIDTVRQVESVLMPGRKITHLAFPFPFYRCDFRKSNEFTGQEVRKEPGSAGLMLVEPSISAHEVEETILKHRLLGLKPYPRYCPPRDSGCRITDFLPEHQIAVADRYGLLIMLHVGMKKSFADPRNVSDMLRLADRYPRARWILAHSARSFSPYPIERAAPAFRGLPNIWYEVSAVCCMESFDVLFSQVDTDRILYGADSGDVAFSRGKIVFYGSSWGDLTPSTNKLGGELTYLLYEQLRAMRRAAIRLGLTGEQLQDIFFNTGDRLVRSVAASMRDKFQ, encoded by the coding sequence ATGCTGAATCCGATCCGCAAGGAGGCGACGCAGATACACGCTAAACGCGGCTCCAGACCTAAATCCGAGCCAGACAGCCGGAACGTCGGCCGGAGGCGGTTCCTGTCCACGGGCGCCGGTGTCCTGGCGGCCACCCGGCTGAAGCGGACCGTTTCCGCCCGCCCCCAGGAAGGAACCCCGGCCCGAAAACCTTCCATCCGGACCCGTGAAGGAGAAAACCCTCCCCGGACGCTGGAAGGCCTGGACCTGCAAATCTGGGAAGAGGAGCTCGCGGACTTCGTTCCCACCCGGATCTTCGACGCTCATTGCCATATCTACCGGGCCGGCTTCGACCTGAACTACCGGGCGGCGCTTTCCGGAATAGAGGATTTCAAGACCGAAACCGTCTGGACCGACTGCGGTATCGACACGGTGCGCCAAGTCGAAAGCGTCCTGATGCCGGGCCGCAAGATCACGCACCTGGCGTTTCCGTTTCCCTTCTACCGGTGTGATTTCCGGAAGTCGAACGAATTCACCGGCCAAGAGGTCCGGAAGGAGCCCGGGTCCGCCGGGCTGATGCTGGTGGAGCCGTCCATTTCCGCACATGAGGTGGAGGAAACGATCCTGAAGCATCGGCTCTTGGGCCTGAAACCCTATCCCCGGTATTGCCCGCCCCGGGATTCTGGATGCCGGATCACTGACTTCCTGCCCGAGCACCAGATCGCAGTGGCCGACCGCTACGGGCTGCTCATCATGCTCCACGTGGGCATGAAGAAGTCTTTCGCCGATCCCAGAAACGTGAGCGACATGCTCCGATTGGCCGACCGCTATCCCCGGGCCCGTTGGATTCTGGCTCACAGCGCGCGCAGCTTCTCACCGTACCCCATCGAAAGGGCCGCCCCCGCTTTCCGCGGGCTTCCCAACATCTGGTACGAAGTCTCTGCCGTCTGCTGCATGGAGTCCTTCGACGTGCTCTTCTCTCAGGTGGACACGGACCGGATCCTGTATGGGGCCGACTCGGGCGACGTGGCCTTCTCCCGGGGGAAGATCGTCTTCTATGGGTCGAGCTGGGGAGACCTGACTCCCTCCACCAACAAACTGGGGGGAGAATTGACGTATTTGCTCTACGAGCAGTTGCGGGCCATGCGGCGGGCGGCGATCCGGCTGGGCCTGACCGGAGAACAGCTCCAGGACATCTTCTTCAACACGGGAGACCGCCTGGTCCGGTCCGTTGCCGCGTCGATGCGGGACAAATTCCAATAA
- a CDS encoding SGNH/GDSL hydrolase family protein produces the protein MIRKLGTGIGFALGLLFLVEGVAWLLLSLGSGPASGFLVSRGGEFHRRLAKVFVGTSRGTLAVDPHLGYAAEPAFQVFGAGEGEGVLRIVALGGSTTDPYNQGHWSGALSELLVNEGIPARIYNGGVGSYSTNQEVIKLIRDALALNPHVVISVDGVNDLGLVKSITPFTPMVNHPQQAIMEYVVGSASQSLFLPNLARLLGSGENILQPPHWGHPNEMKAEEVWEKHLRIMNAVSGEFGIRYMAVLQPIMGFGSYDPSPREEEMWEERKQRPRPDETPYHVALTRYYEAAQVRCHQIPYCADLTGIYAGKTDLYNDPRHPNPEGYRLLGEAIFKELRDRGLLSPTQDAESDPQGGDADTR, from the coding sequence ATGATTCGCAAGCTGGGTACCGGAATCGGGTTCGCGTTGGGCCTCCTTTTTCTCGTGGAGGGCGTGGCGTGGCTGCTGCTTTCCCTGGGCTCCGGCCCGGCCTCGGGCTTCCTGGTGTCTCGCGGCGGCGAGTTTCACCGGCGCTTGGCCAAGGTGTTCGTGGGGACCTCCCGGGGCACGCTGGCCGTGGACCCGCATCTGGGCTACGCTGCCGAGCCCGCATTTCAGGTCTTCGGAGCCGGAGAAGGAGAGGGTGTACTGCGCATCGTGGCCCTGGGAGGCTCCACCACCGATCCCTACAACCAGGGACACTGGTCGGGAGCTCTCTCGGAGCTCCTGGTCAATGAGGGAATCCCCGCGCGCATCTACAACGGGGGCGTGGGCAGCTACTCCACCAACCAGGAGGTGATCAAGCTGATCCGGGACGCCTTGGCGCTGAACCCTCACGTGGTGATCTCGGTGGACGGGGTCAACGATCTGGGGTTGGTCAAGTCCATCACCCCGTTCACTCCCATGGTGAACCATCCGCAGCAGGCGATCATGGAATACGTGGTCGGTTCCGCATCGCAGAGCCTGTTTCTGCCCAATTTGGCCCGTTTGCTGGGATCCGGCGAGAACATCCTGCAGCCACCTCATTGGGGTCATCCGAACGAAATGAAAGCGGAGGAGGTGTGGGAGAAGCACCTGCGCATCATGAACGCCGTCTCCGGGGAGTTCGGCATACGGTACATGGCAGTGCTGCAGCCCATTATGGGTTTCGGAAGCTATGATCCGTCTCCCCGCGAAGAAGAGATGTGGGAGGAGCGGAAGCAGCGGCCGCGTCCGGATGAGACGCCCTACCACGTGGCGCTGACCCGATACTACGAGGCGGCCCAGGTTCGCTGCCACCAGATTCCCTACTGCGCCGATCTGACCGGGATCTACGCCGGGAAGACGGATCTCTACAACGATCCCCGGCATCCCAACCCCGAGGGCTATCGACTGTTGGGAGAGGCCATCTTCAAGGAACTTCGGGACCGCGGCCTGCTGTCTCCGACCCAGGATGCTGAATCCGATCCGCAAGGAGGCGACGCAGATACACGCTAA
- a CDS encoding glycosyltransferase family 4 protein — MKVLRFSHDYLVNTGGLMGHLRALNRALAGTGRAEVLQTFLVGESQMEALEAAGKVRRRDGHWYEARTPIRVFPCLVPMRTPGRTDMDSDTACTAFRRHLDGLLRRERPHLLHVHLVRHRIQVVALEAAGAAGTPAVITHHEGRPATPKMAEILRESCRLADRVCAVTRFSAAAFGGPRVDYRGFFVDRDFWNPGAVANRDRDAWRRRLAPGATDRLMVYPARFIPRKNHEFLIRGLHRVVRSRAVRDAGLGVRLALPGPTLPEGLPFKSRLEKLVSNLDLDGHVTFLETLSPADLRALYSAAQIVVYPARNEGAGRSHLEGMLLGCCPAVSGDGGLVEYVRHRVNGIVFSPNHVDDLVRGLESILLSDDLRRSLAAAARETAAGLTLDRYASDHLTLYRRLMDEKRA, encoded by the coding sequence GTGAAGGTCCTCCGCTTCTCCCACGACTACCTGGTCAACACCGGCGGCCTCATGGGCCACCTGCGCGCGCTGAACCGGGCGCTGGCCGGGACCGGCCGTGCCGAGGTGCTCCAGACCTTCCTGGTGGGAGAGTCGCAGATGGAGGCGCTGGAGGCCGCGGGAAAGGTCAGGCGCCGGGATGGCCACTGGTATGAGGCGCGTACCCCGATCCGAGTCTTTCCCTGCCTCGTACCCATGCGTACTCCCGGACGCACCGACATGGACTCCGACACGGCCTGCACCGCGTTCCGGCGCCACCTGGACGGGTTGCTGCGGCGGGAACGGCCCCATCTGCTGCACGTCCACCTGGTTCGGCATCGAATCCAGGTCGTGGCCCTGGAGGCCGCCGGGGCCGCAGGCACACCCGCCGTCATCACCCACCATGAAGGAAGGCCCGCGACACCGAAGATGGCCGAAATCCTCCGGGAGTCCTGCCGGTTGGCGGATCGCGTCTGTGCCGTGACCCGTTTCTCGGCTGCCGCTTTCGGCGGTCCCCGTGTCGACTATCGTGGATTCTTCGTCGACCGCGACTTCTGGAATCCGGGCGCCGTCGCGAACCGTGATCGCGATGCCTGGCGGCGACGGCTTGCGCCGGGAGCGACGGATCGCCTTATGGTCTACCCGGCGCGATTCATACCGCGGAAAAACCACGAGTTTCTGATCCGCGGCCTGCACCGGGTGGTTCGGAGCCGGGCGGTCCGGGACGCGGGCCTGGGGGTGAGGCTGGCTCTACCGGGGCCGACTCTACCGGAAGGACTTCCCTTCAAGTCCCGCTTGGAGAAGCTGGTCTCCAACCTGGATCTGGACGGCCACGTCACCTTCCTGGAAACGCTTTCTCCGGCCGATCTGCGCGCTCTCTATTCCGCCGCGCAGATCGTCGTCTACCCGGCTCGGAACGAGGGAGCGGGACGCAGCCATCTGGAAGGGATGCTCCTGGGCTGTTGCCCCGCCGTATCCGGTGACGGAGGCCTCGTGGAATATGTTCGCCATAGGGTCAACGGAATCGTTTTTTCCCCGAATCACGTCGACGATCTGGTGCGGGGACTCGAGTCCATTTTGCTCTCGGACGACCTGCGCCGGAGCTTGGCCGCTGCGGCCCGGGAGACCGCTGCCGGCTTGACGCTGGACCGGTACGCAAGCGACCATTTGACCCTGTATCGACGTCTGATGGACGAGAAACGGGCATGA